A segment of the Desulfofundulus kuznetsovii DSM 6115 genome:
GTGTTGTGGCTGATACTGCCCACATGGCCCGGGTGGTGGCTTCCACGGCGAAGAATATGCCTGAAGGAAATTTGAAGACCTACGCAGCTTTATATGCGAGTGCATTGGACGCGATGAGGACCGAAAAGCAGATCCTCGCCCAGCACTCCTACATCATCCTCACGGACGACGGGGCGGACCCGGTGGCTGCCCTCAAGGAGAAAATGAAGATACTGTACGAACTGCTGCGCCCGGCAGGGGTGATGCTGACACCGCTCACGAGCGAGGCGGATGTTATGGACGTGTTTGCAAGCATACTGATGCCCGAAGTTATTATCCGCCCGTCTGAGATGTTAGAAGCAGGGAGCACGGAAGAACTACACGTCAACGCAAAGGAGCTGGTAGCCGGTGCTGTTTAACAGAAAGAAAGAACAGGATAAGGAAGTTCAAGAAAAGAATAAACGAAAAAAGAGAGAACAGGAGAAAAGGGGACGAGAAAAGAGAGAACGGAAGAAAATATTATTCCTGCCTGACCGTATCAAGGAACTGGAAGACTGCTTAATTATAGACGACATTTATTATCGCCTTATGGTAATTGAGACCATGCCGGAACTTTTACAGTTCGGCTGGTTCAACCGGGTTACTGTAATCCCCGGCGTGACCGTGAGCGTTTTGTTTTATCCTTACGAACACGAAGAAGCGTCCAGGAGGGTCGGGAAGCGCCAGACCGAAATCGGGGCCGAGCTCATCCTGGCGCAGAAGAACTTCGACTCCCGCAGGATCGGCCAGTTGAACGTCAAGTACAGCTATTATCAGAAACTGCTGACCGACATCAATTTGCACCGGGACAACATCGCTTCCGTCACGGCAGTGATATCGGTATCCGGGAAGACCAGGGAAGAGATGGAGCACAGGAGCAACCTGGTGAAAAACAAGCTCGGGGCCATGAAAGCAGTTACCCTGATGAGACGTCAGCTTCAGGGCCTGAAGACCCTCCTGCCCCTGGTGGATTCCCATGTAGGGGAATGCCACGACGTGACGATAGCCTGCGCCGCGTGTTTATCTCCCCTGATCAGCACGGACTTTTCGCACCCGTCGGGGATCTTCTTCGGGAGGAATCTCACGGGTTCGCCCGTATTTCTGGACTCCTTCATCGGGGCACCGCGCCTTTACGGGCCGCACATGTTCGTTACGGGTACGACCCGCAGCGGCAAGAGCTTCACCTGCAAAGGGGTGGTTTCCCGTTCGGCGGCGTGCGGGATGAAGGTGGTTGTACTGGATCCGGAAGGAGAATACCGGAAGGAGGCGGAAGCCCTGGGCGGGGAATACATCCGCTTTCACCCGAACATGGAGGTAATGTTCAACCCGTTTGACATCGAACCCGAGTACGACGACCGGCGTAAGGTCTGGTTCAACAACATCGCGGGCAAGCAGGACGACATAGTTTATCTGATTGCCGCCATGCTGGAAGTCCAGACCGGCGAGAAGATGACCGCCGAGGAAAGGGCTCTGGCGGCGAAAGCCGTCCGGGACGAGTATTTCTCCCGGGGTATAACCGAAGACCCGGAGTCGATATACGAGCCCGGTGGGGTGGAAACGGGGACTGAGATCAGGGTGGGTAAAAAGTATAAGGAGATGCCGACCCTGAGTTCTTACATGGAGAGGCTGAGGGGGATGGGCGCGACGAGGCTGGCCAACATCCTGCTTAACTACTGCCGGGGAGGTCCCCAGGGTTTCTTCGACGGCCAGTCGATCGGGAAATTCTACGAAGCTCCTCTCGTGGTGTTCGACGTGTCGGGGCTGCAGACGGAGTTCTCCCGAACTTACGCCATGTACGTCATGCTCTCCTGGATATGGGAAAAGTTCGTGAAGAAAAACCGTGAGACCAGGAAGCGCGTCCTCGTGGACGAAGCCTGGCTCTTCATGAAGCACAAGGACACGGCGGAATTCCTCTCGCAGATGGCCAGGAGGGGCGCCAAGTACAACACATCCCTGATGGTGGCTTCGCAGTCGTTCAGGGAATTCACCTC
Coding sequences within it:
- a CDS encoding VirB4 family type IV secretion system protein; protein product: MLFNRKKEQDKEVQEKNKRKKREQEKRGREKRERKKILFLPDRIKELEDCLIIDDIYYRLMVIETMPELLQFGWFNRVTVIPGVTVSVLFYPYEHEEASRRVGKRQTEIGAELILAQKNFDSRRIGQLNVKYSYYQKLLTDINLHRDNIASVTAVISVSGKTREEMEHRSNLVKNKLGAMKAVTLMRRQLQGLKTLLPLVDSHVGECHDVTIACAACLSPLISTDFSHPSGIFFGRNLTGSPVFLDSFIGAPRLYGPHMFVTGTTRSGKSFTCKGVVSRSAACGMKVVVLDPEGEYRKEAEALGGEYIRFHPNMEVMFNPFDIEPEYDDRRKVWFNNIAGKQDDIVYLIAAMLEVQTGEKMTAEERALAAKAVRDEYFSRGITEDPESIYEPGGVETGTEIRVGKKYKEMPTLSSYMERLRGMGATRLANILLNYCRGGPQGFFDGQSIGKFYEAPLVVFDVSGLQTEFSRTYAMYVMLSWIWEKFVKKNRETRKRVLVDEAWLFMKHKDTAEFLSQMARRGAKYNTSLMVASQSFREFTSQEGMALLAQCDTKFFLRMQTTDAEALGEMFKLPKHVVEWISSFPQGRGILTAGNESAVVDFVGFAFEEQFLRSDPEAVLAR